The following are from one region of the Biomphalaria glabrata chromosome 12, xgBioGlab47.1, whole genome shotgun sequence genome:
- the LOC106067979 gene encoding coiled-coil alpha-helical rod protein 1-like, which translates to MASNLNKPTDFLSGAFHSERRHTLIHRSRSTSRSTPFLIPPSEFEKPKVKQVQGHKKLQNEKELIQKLQQENDKLKLILFQSHGQHESFTSPHNEYADELIKHQAAEIIELKNDLLKCRQGYSQELQEWERKVELLEDRHKLEVKNLEKQLEKQEEDFELRYSRLSSELQRTLEESNLESLHLREMLEKNKSTLSLRNQELEEAMIQSEKKLIHQETELRNKSKLIEDQALQLIQLKTYIGETEMSNKPARLWKVEKETVENRLKIAQAENQKIISELELLEVRFKALSNILTIQEAELSKSKTEGSNSSSKQHNLMLTRWREKVFALIVQQKSGEMVYKNDINKCKQTIVKLEEKLKSCEANGEVLKLSLMEKGAQLQMETNNSERLQAELDQLTKVAMKYDDETKENYNCMRILADFIKRHHQKYEEKMQTLEDKSKQLKILCQRVSFASSRMDVLKAQLTRKAAIDISQSKEAIIPVMLQANEKTPRHSDSHLEQELERVMKERDLLTNQVMEDSTKWTEKILEIKNQHMIEVSLLKKTVEELEAIITTKSQQCSDLTEELESLREDLVHKNEMLQQTQSEIHKYEKGIESVLAEQRLKDEEIWHKKLSELEHKLNDAKREHAKTVVSLRQMERNHTRELARNQELLQTTEDHLNRQLLHTQNELIKVEKERNLMLAILKQEGLIHALKTDRAEPYKLDETVAPFEDARNENLTQNSEHLNADDCIREESHNNLPGSSIGKEHVQDVLEELKSLTADLLNDESDEEIDQS; encoded by the exons ATGGCTTCTAATTTGAACAAGCCCACAGATTTTCTTAGCGGAGCATTTCATTCTGAACGTAGGCATACATTaatccatagatctagatcaa catctagatctacaccATTTCTGATTCCACCATCAGAATTTGAAAAGCCTAAAGTTAAACAAGTCCAAGGCCATAAGAAACTTCAAAATGAGAAAGAATTAATTCAAAAGTTACAACAAGAAAATGACAAATTAAA ATTAATACTATTTCAAAGCCATGGACAGCATGAG TCATTTACTAGTCCACATAATGAATATGCAGATGAGCTGATCAAACATCAGGCTGCGGAGATTATAGAATTGAAAAATGATCTCTTGAAATGTCGACAGGGCTATAGCCAGGAATTGCAGGAGTGGGAAAGAAAAGTGGAACTACTTGAAGATAGACACAAACTTGAAGTCAAGAATTTAGAAAAGCAGCTTGAAAAACAAGAGGAAGATTTTGAACTTAGA TACTCCAGATTGAGCAGTGAACTCCAAAGAACACTTGAAGAATCCAATTTAGAAAGCTTACATTTACGAGAAAtgttggaaaaaaacaaatcaactcTTTCCTTGAGAAATCAAGAGCTAGAAGAAGCTATGATTCAGTCTGAAAAGAAACTAATACATCAAGAAACTGAACTTAG AAACAAGTCAAAACTCATCGAAGATCAAGCACTCCAGTTGATACAGCTAAAAACCTATATCGGTGAAACAGAAATGTCAAACAAACCCGCTCGGCTGTGGAAGGTTGAGAAAGAGACGGTGGAGAACAGGCTAAAAATAGCTCAAGCAGAGaaccaaaaaataatttcagagCTGGAATTGTTAGAAGTCAGATTTAAAGCCCTCAGTAATATATTAACTATTCAGGAAGCAGAGTTGAGCAAG tctaaaacaGAAGGATCAAACTCTTCTAGTAAACAGCACAACTTAATGCTGACAAG GTGGCGAGAAAAAGTGTTTGCTCTTATAGTGCAGCAGAAGTCTGGAGAAATGGTTTACAAAAATGACATTAATAAGTGTAAACAAACC ATAGTGAAACTGGAGGAAAAACTCAAGTCCTGTGAAGCTAATGGTGAAGTATTGAAACTTTCACTAATGGAGAAAGGTGCACAGCTTCAAATGGAAACTAACAACAGTGAG AGACTGCAAGCAGAATTAGATCAACTGACAAAGGTGGCTATGAAATATGATGATGAGACCAAAGAGAACTACAACTGCATGAGAATTCTAGCAGACTTCATTAAAAG GCATCATCAAAAATATGAGGAAAAAATGCAGACTTTAGAAGATAAATCAAAGCAGTTGAAAATCTTGTGTCAGAGAGTATCTTTTGCCTCAAGTCGCATGGATGTACTTAAAG CTCAACTAACCAGAAAGGCAGCTATAGATATCAGCCAGAGTAAAGAAGCTATAATACCTGTCATGTTACAAGCTAATGAAAAAACACCAAGGCAC TCAGATAGCCATTTGGAACAAGAGCTTGAGAGAGTCATGAAAGAACGAGATCTTCTGACCAATCAGGTGATGGAAGATTCAACAAAATGGACGGAGAAAATACTAGAGATAAAAAACCAGC ATATGATTGAAGTTTCATTACTGAAGAAAACTGTTGAAGAACTGGAAGCCATCATTACTACCAAGTCACAG CAATGTTCAGACTTGACAGAAGAGTTAGAGTCATTGCGTGAAGATTTGGTGcacaaaaatgaaatgttacAGCAGACGCAGAGTGAGATACACAAATATGAAAAAGGAATTGAAAGTG TTTTAGCTGAACAAAGACTAAAAGATGAAGAAATCTGGCATAAAAAGCTGTCTGAACTAGAGCATAAATTAAATGATGCCAAGAGAGAACATGCCAAAACAG TTGTATCCCTGCGGCAAATGGAACGAAATCACACAAGAGAGCTAGCCAGAAATCAGGAGCTGCTTCAGACGACTGAAGACCATTTAAACAGGCAACTACTTCACACTCAAAATGAGTTGATCAAagtggaaaaagaaagaaatttaatgCTG GCTATTTTGAAACAAGAAGGTTTAATTCATGCTCTTAAAACTGATAGAGCAGAACCGTACAAATTAGATGAGACTGTTGCACCGTTTGAAGACGCTAGAAATGAAAACTTAACTCAAAACTCTGAACATCTCAATGCTGACGACTGTATAAGAGAAGAAAGTCATAACAATCTTCCTGGATCAAGCATTGGTAAAG aacatGTACAAGATGTATTGGAAGAGCTCAAGTCGTTAACAGCTGATCTATTGAATGATGAAAGTGATGAAGAAATAGATCAATCGTAG
- the LOC106068063 gene encoding ribonuclease P/MRP protein subunit POP5-like yields the protein MVRFKNRYALCEVIVPGQENGSINFTKSKLYRAIKQSIISNHGDYGIGALDQSLRVIYINTGTRIVLIRAERKYFHMVTSAIIFIRKIGLHDVIFKTLHVGGSIRQCFKFLIKYHQKSFPSMYQSCQTEDDKIKVLESIIDACDASTSVKALMDKIS from the exons atggTGCGATTCAAGAACAG ATATGCATTATGTGAAGTAATTGTCCCGGGTCAGGAGAACGGTTCTATTAACTTTACTAAAAGTAAACTGTATAGAGCTATCAAACAGTCTATAATAAGCAACCATGGTGACTATGGCATAGGAGCATTAGACCAGTCTTTAAGAG TGATCTATATTAACACTGGTACAAGAATAGTCTTGATAAGGGCAGAGAGAAAATATTTCCACATGGTCACTTCTGCCATAATTTTCATCAGAAAGATAGGACTGCATGATGTCATCTTTAAAACTCTGCATGTTGGTG GTTCTATCAGACAGTGTTTTAAGTTTCTGATCAAGTATCACCAAAAGAGTTTTCCATCCATGTACCAGTCTTGTCAAACAGaag ATGACAAAATCAAAGTGCTAGAATCTATCATTGATGCCTGTGATGCTTCAACAAGTGTTAAAGCACTCATGGACAAAATCTCATAG